The following nucleotide sequence is from Ornithodoros turicata isolate Travis chromosome 2, ASM3712646v1, whole genome shotgun sequence.
GCACTACACGAGCGTAACTTCATTCACGCTGTGCCTTCATGTAAGCGTAACTCTGTTACGATCGTACGCGCGCTTTCGGCGTCGAGCTACCAACTTCCTAGAGCGAACGACAGCTGCTGCCTATATAACGCTCTGAAGTTTCACGAAATATAAGTCTGCGGCGACGCGGAAGTAAAAAGAAGTAGCGGACTTCGTTCGCTGACCAGCTCATTCATTCGTTTACTGGACTAAGTGAGTGGGTATGAATAGAGTTTAAATTTTATAAAGGtaattgttttttttaatggccATGCGGAAAATGGCGTCCTGCGCCTCCATTCCTTGTGCATTCCTTACAAGGCTTGGACGGATCCTGGTGCTGTGCAGGAAACCTTTTATTAGATATCTCAGTGGGATTCTCTGAACAAAGACATTTTTCCGCAGTTATCCTCACAGTACCTTTGGAACCATGTGGATTCATTAGGACTATACAGTTTATGCTTCACTCACTCATCCCCCCCCCTCAAATTTTACGCTCAGCTTCTTCGAAGGGATTCATTTCGGCTAACATTAGGTGAACCGCGCACCTGCGCGATGCCCTTGAAGGACGGAAAGAGTCCCGTAAGGATTGTGCCTTGGAGTCCACCAACAGAGTAGCCATCCCAAAACTTCTTCTTTCGTGCTTCCCCAATGATGGACTGATCACCCAGACGTTCGACGTAGTCGCCTTCTCGCAACCACAGCTCGTTGGACGCAGCCTGTCGGTGTGGGTAGATGATACGCCTGGGCGGGAATCGGACGTATGCATAGAAGTAGTCAACGTCTAATGATACTATGTGAGATGTAGCGTCTGTACGTCGCGCTTGCATGAGTTCGTAGGCGACACGACACACTCCGGATGACAAAGTACATACGACCAAGTCACACtgggaaagaaggaaaatgtCTTTCACGACTGCCTGGAGGGCAGATGCCGAATAACGGGTGCTCTGACTGCTGGCGTCTTGGGACGCCTTCTCGTCGCCCAGAAAGAGATATCTTGGGAATCTGTTGAAAAAGTACAGCGATTGTATTCAGCTTGAGCAATATGGTACGAAAAATTAGTTTCAATGCTGAACGAATGCACATAGTTTCAAGGTATATCGTTTCAACCTCGGCACCATACGGGAGGTCATTGTTTTGGGGTCACGACAAACAATTACGTTACATGGACAATGTAACTTTTATGAAAATATGCCATTTTGCAACAAGACTGCTGGTCCATCATTGGAAGCCCAGCTTTGAAGGGAGTCAGACCCTCACAACCTAACACAtacatgtacagtgctggacaaaagtttatgaaaCATGCTCCGGCgcgttccttcctcagagtgacactctagcagcgaatgggactgtACGGGCTTACAGACGTGTGCCTAGGCAACCCGgacacctgtttgcaagtccctACTGTATCATTCGCTGCTAGTGTGTCACCCTGagaaaggaatgcgccggagcgtgttcaagaaacttttgtccagcactgtacttcGTAGCACTATACCATTGGCACCGTTTCGTCCATGGAGCTCGTGCATATCGCATTATAGCTCTGCGCTACGACGCTCAAGCACTTTTAAATTTACCAGCGTTGAATTTCATTTCGTGGTTTATGTGTGGACAACACAATGCTCTATTCATATTGGGTAATTGCTGGGCATGGCGTGTCGGTACGAGTATACTTTTGTAGGTCGCAATCTTGTACATGTAATTAGTAGCTTATGTGGCACAGAAGAGCCATCAACGCTCCCAatttcgttgtcttcgtttcCGCCTTCGAtgtcatgggcgtaccgagagggggcaaGGGGGATCGTGCCCTCTGGAGCTTCAAGGCCACGTGTGCAAATTGTACACTCTTGTTCATAGCTCATCATGATTTTTCTCAGATGGCATAATATTATGAGCATATGAACGCACGcgcagtccgcagcgtccgcaTCCAGGAAAAGGGATGAGGGGGTTGCACGCATTGCGCCCCGCCCACTGGAGGCGCTTTGCTCCCTtcctggaaaaaatcctgggaacgcccatatATGTTCGTCGTCCTTGTAATAAATACGTCCATAGGGGATTATTGATACGACAAATATCGAAGTACGCAACGCTAGCCTCTTTAGGGTAAGgtgggcaagatgagacagaaatttgaaattgaatatcaaatttaatttttcatgtttttcaaaaaaaaaaaaaaaacgagccaTTGGTTcattctcaggggtctagagcttctgacctcgtaatgcagaacggacgtagccggttTAAATAaccacagaacaagaaattcaaaaatgcagattgtctcgtcttgcccGGAAGGTTGGGTCAAGATGAGACagtctgcatttttgaatttctgcATTTTTGAACATCACGTGGGGCAACATGAGACACGCCCTGGTAAAATGAACTATACATATAGTGAACCGCGCACCTGCGCGATGCCCTTGAAGGACGGAAAGAGTCCCGTAAGGATTGTGCCTTGGAGTCCACCAACAGAGTAGCCATCCCAAAACTTCTTCTTTCGTGCTTCCCCAATGATGGACTGATCACCCAGACGTTCGACGTAGTCGCCTTCTCGCAACCACAGCTCGTTGGACGCAGCCTGTCGGTGTGGGTAGATGATACGCCTGGGCGGGAATCGGACGTATGCATAGAAGTAGTCAACGTCTAATGATACTATGTGAGATGTAGCGTCTGTACGTCGCGCTTGCATGAGTTCGTAGGCGACACGACACACTCCGGATGACAAAGTACATACGACCAAGTCACACtgggaaagaaggaaaatgtCTTTCACGACTGCCTGGAGGGCAGATGCCGAATAACGGGTGCTCTGACTGCTGGCGTCTTGGGACGCCTTCTCGTCGCCCAGAAAGAGATATCTTGGGAATCTGTTGAAAAAGTACAGCGATTGTATTCAGCTTGAGCAATATGGTACGAAAAATTAGTTTCAATGCTGAACGAATGCACATAGTTTCAAGGTATATCGTTTCAACCTCGGCACCATACGGGAGGTCATTGTTTTGGGGTCACGACAAACAATTACGTTACATGGACAATGTAACTTTTATGAAAATATGCCATTTTGCAACAAGACTGCTGGTCCATCATTGGAAGCCCAGCTTTGAAGGGAGTCAGACCCTCACAACCTAACACAtacatgtacagtgctggacaaaagtttatgaaaCATGCTCCGGCgcgttccttcctcagagtgacactctagcagcgaatgggactgtACGGGCTTACAGACGTGTGCCTAGGCAACCCGgacacctgtttgcaagtccctACTGTATCATTCGCTGCTAGTGTGTCACCCTGagaaaggaatgcgccggagcgtgttcaagaaacttttgtccagcactgtacttcGTAGCACTATACCATTGGCACCGTTTCGTCCATGGAGCTCGTGCATATCGCATTATAGCTCTGCGCTACGACGCTCAAGCACTTTTAAATTTACCAGCGTTGAATTTCATTTCGTGGTTTATGTGTGGACAACACAATGCTCTATTCATATTGGGTAATTGCTGGGCATGGCGTGTCGGTACGAGTATACTTTTGTAGGTCGCAATCTTGTACATGTAATTAGTAGCTTATGTGGCACAGAAGAGCCATCAACGCTCCCAatttcgttgtcttcgtttcCGCCTTCGAtgtcatgggcgtaccgagagggggcaaGGGGGATCGTGCCCTCTGGAGCTTCAAGGCCACGTGTGCAAATTGTACACTCTTGTTCATAGCTCATCATGATTTTTCTCAGATGGCATAATATTATGAGCATATGAACGCACGcgcagtccgcagcgtccgcaTCCAGGAAAAGGGATGAGGGGGTTGCACGCATTGCGCCCCGCCCACTGGAGGCGCTTTGCTCCCTtcctggaaaaaatcctgggaacgcccatatATGTTCGTCGTCCTTGTAATAAATACGTCCATAGGGGATTATTGATACGACAAATATCGAAGTACGCAACGCTAGCCTCTTTAGGGTAAGgtgggcaagatgagacagaaatttgaaattgaatatcaaatttaatttttcatgtttttcaaaaaaaaaaaaaaaacgagccaTTGGTTcattctcaggggtctagagcttctgacctcgtaatgcagaacggacgtagccggttTAAATAaccacagaacaagaaattcaaaaatgcagattgtctcgtcttgcccGGAAGGTTGGGTCAAGATGAGACagtctgcatttttgaatttctgcATTTTTGAACATCACGTGGGGCAACATGAGACACGCCCTGGTAAAATGAACTATACATATTGCACACCATGTGGGTGGTGAGCACGGGGTTGTTTAGGGGCGCAAGGGCTTTACTGTATCttcttggattgcaaaaactaatttgtttAGTTAAttttaccacggcgtgtctcatgtTGCCCCACGTGATGTTCAAAAATgcagaaattcaaaaatgcagactGTCTCGTTTTGCCCCGaaggttggggcaagatgagacagtctgcatttttgaatttttgcATTTTTGAACATCACGTGGGGCAACATGAGAAACGCCGTGGTaaaatgaactatacaaattagtttttgcaatccaagcagacaaagtaaagcccCTGGACCCCTAAACAACCCCGTGCTCACCGCCCATatggtgtgcaataaaaccacgcAGAACCCGGtactattttgctccaccgtctTTTGCAAACATGGCACAGCCCGTCTGATGTATCGGTGGTTGTTCGCTTTtccgtgcgcttctgctttgttGGAAATACCATGGGAAACAGGAACATTTACTGGAAAATCCCAGGGAATATTCAGAAAGAAATCtttgaggaacaagcataaagccacctaatagttgattTATCCGTTTCTGAACGACATTAGATTTAAATTGCATTAactttaaattacattaaatcgTCGCGTCTTGTCCCGTtcatatcatcggatgcattacCCCACCTGTATGTCTGATACAGGAGGCTTGAACAACTGCATGGGCATGGGGAAATGTTGCAGTATTCTCACAAACGACACAAGGAAACGATTCGGGGTTAGGGCAACTACGTTGTGATCTCTCATTCCTACTCACGGCCCGCTCACATGGTAAAGTAAATAACGAAAGTATACTTTTCCTGTAGCTCCCGGAAGACCGAAGGATCTTCGGTTGCCACATATATGCGCCTTGGTACGGGCCCGATGTTGGCGAAATACTCCTCGGCGTGTTCCATGTATTCTTCTACTTCGTGGTAGGACGCCTCGCTGCCCTTGTCAGTGCGTCGGATGTGCATTCTAAAACCAGATTGGAACAAATGTCGCATTATTCAAGTCGATTTTAAGTGCCGTTAGCAAggcgatgatttttttttttctatcagaGCCAGCCTAAAGAGCCACACGGCGTAAAAAACACACaatttcgtttttcttcttgtgtttcttttttcttgtaatAACTGTGTTGCAATGAAATGTCTGCGCTCGGTGTCTCACTTGCACGTTTTCTCAACTGTTTTCAACAGATATAAGGGAAAGTGGGGTAAGACGATACAGAAATTTGTAATcgaatatggaatttttatttttcatgtttTCAAAAAAGTAGTCATAGGCCTCAGAGGTCTAGACCTTCTTATATGTACATCAGAACGCACACAGacggttctaaaataaacacagaacaagaaattcaaaaatggagatcgtctcatcttgccccaactttcggggcaagacgagacattgCGTGGAGCAAGATGACACAcaccgtggtaatgaactatagaaattagtttttgcagTACAAGCACCTGTTTTAAAAGCAATAAAATCGCAGTGCAGCGGACATCGCGtcgtttttatcgctttttaatcAAGCACCTACACAGCTCCTTTGAGCCCTtggcccacatgatgtgcaataaaatcACACAGAACCCAgtgctattttgctccaccgtcgTTTGCCTTCAAAGCatcgccagtctgatgtgtcgctggtcgctcgcttttgagtgcgcttctgctttgctggaaaataCTAGGCAATATGCAGAAAATaaatatctgaggaacaagTATGAAGctacctaatagttgacttatcagtttctaaattacatgaaatttaaattgcattaattTAAATtttcgcgtcttgccccgtgcatgtAAACGGAttcattaatttttctgttaaACACCGAGTAACCAAGAATGTTCATATTTTGTATATATCttgatgaatgaataaagaaataggatatGGACTTAAATTGACAGAATAGTCTTGCGAAACGCTGCTGtacagatgacaagaaaaaggactagagaaaatcgcgcctttttgcgggtctttacattccaggcagaagtaaccgattttttttctcttcaacgcaaacatCAATCCGAATAAtactcacgtgcaataaaggggacatgcagagccacctatcaGTAAAGTTaaaagcgcatggagcaacgagTCTCGACGACAGGAGTCGTGGAACACAAAATGTCGtgtcttgccccaccttaccctaataCTTCACCTTCACGGACACCTTCAATAGATATAAGGCTTCACAACATCAAGGGCGCACTGCTTCAGTTACTATTTGCTAATGGTCGGTTCAATTGAAAAGTACGGTTAGGAGTATCAAAGAGAGCATGCAGAAGCGTAGAATGGCAAATTTATTAGAGCTTACAACTTCAAAACTATGTAGGTTTGCCGTTACAgataaactaaaaaaaatgcaCAGGATAGTCAGCGTGAACCACGAAAACTATTATCATAAATCTATAAACCCTCAAGCTATTCTATGGTGTCACAGTTCTGAGAATGATGTAGAACCCGCCAGAAAACATCACCTGAAATGCCGACCACTCACCCAACAATGGGAGACCTGAAGGTGATGTTTCTCTTCGTTTCGCTGAGGTTGTCAAATAGGGACTGCGAAGGCCTCATGATGTATGCCATGAACTGCCCTAACCACCAGGCGTAAGGGTCTGTGTGAAGCCTGACTAGTTCTTTCGCGATATCATCAGGAATATCCACAAGGGATCCGCGAGCATCTGAAACTGAGAGAACCGGAAACaggtaacagcttccacagaggTAATTACGTGCACAGAATGCGAGGCTTTAAAACGGAGAACCGCGAGGAAGGATCCTCTCTTTGTGGTGGCGCTATTTTCCGAGAGATGTCCCCTCTTTGGTCCTGTAGTTCAGAAGAAACGTGTCCTCAGTCTGAGAGTGCTCGTAAAAGCTTGA
It contains:
- the LOC135384891 gene encoding alpha-(1,6)-fucosyltransferase-like, whose amino-acid sequence is MNFLVEYLTLTGSNLRTNPVFCGRLPVVDMRRRRWPALLLVSAVIATWLWKSRPKHVAESTPTGLPLQEMYDIDHFPTEPPLWTALRHRANKVDDSHLLAAAKFTPSGSFVGFQDAVATYGHVEQSLLEINRFMAVQLRRILTRAPEPLARRLRTLSVTTRERARFLLEEVKSLAHQTGILKKKREALFDLKNKVRRLIEVNQHQNNCSRVLTCRLANPYGFSSGIHDVLWCLVRGVQLKRPVIVDSQPWHYDPYGWSRIFLPLTYKCPEKPDRSSTWPGNNFSDARGSLVDIPDDIAKELVRLHTDPYAWWLGQFMAYIMRPSQSLFDNLSETKRNITFRSPIVGMHIRRTDKGSEASYHEVEEYMEHAEEYFANIGPVPRRIYVATEDPSVFRELQEKFPRYLFLGDEKASQDASSQSTRYSASALQAVVKDIFLLSQCDLVVCTLSSGVCRVAYELMQARRTDATSHIVSLDVDYFYAYVRFPPRRIIYPHRQAASNELWLREGDYVERLGDQSIIGEARKKKFWDGYSVGGLQGTILTGLFPSFKGIAQCDLVVCTLSSGVCRVAYELMQARRTDATSHIVSLDVDYFYAYVRFPPRRIIYPHRQAASNELWLREGDYVERLGDQSIIGEARKKKFWDGYSVGGLQGTILTGLFPSFKGIAQVRGSPNVSRNESLRRS